The proteins below come from a single Lodderomyces elongisporus chromosome 3, complete sequence genomic window:
- the ATP20 gene encoding ATP synthase subunit G atp20 has protein sequence MSAIVSKAAGLANSLISKSNELVTKSIYWSKVGLELSKNVIQKEGMGIPTGKQFESVYQCAVKLIKSPQEQQKLIEQAKKFRPDTKQAVQYGVYGVQIVGFFSLGEIIGRRSLFGYPKLDNSHHH, from the coding sequence ATGTCCGCCATTGTATCAAAAGCAGCTGGTCTTGCTAACTCCTTGATCTCCAAGTCAAATGAACTTGTGACAAAGTCTATCTACTGGAGCAAAGTTGGTTTAGAATTATCAAAGAATGTCATTCAAAAAGAAGGCATGGGCATTCCAACAGGGAAACAATTTGAATCCGTATACCAATGTGCTGTGAAGCTCATCAAGTCACCccaagaacaacaaaaattgattgAGCAAGCTAAGAAATTCAGACCAGACACTAAACAAGCAGTCCAATATGGTGTTTACGGTGTCCAGATAGTCGGTTTCTTTTCACTCGGTGAAATcattggaagaagaagcttATTTGGTTACCCAAAATTGGACA